aagtatttCACATAGCTATCTCTACTGCAAAATACCTttggtgatattttattttatattcaaagtacttcACATAGTTATTTCTACTGCAAAGTATATTCAGAAACTCCATATAGGCGTAGCTttaaggaataatttttaaataggtgGCCCTTCCACAGACTGTGGTAATATCAGGGTACACTTGACTCGACTGGATTTGAATGTTCTTAACACGGATAGTATCTCTATCACAGAGTTAGCTGGGAGATTTGGGACAAATAGCCCAAACTCTTATAAAAAAGAGGTATCCAGGGGAAGAGGATAACATTTTCCTATCATGAGGGAAATTCAGGGTGGCTTAAATAACTGCAGAATGTTATAAGAGATGTGTACTTGCCCTTAATAGACTACTCCAAGGTCATTTAACTTCATAGAATCATTCTGGAAATAAAACTTGTGAAATTCACTGTGCATCATAATcaaaatataactatatattttatCCCACTTCCACTCTCCCTCACCATGTTAGATTTCATTTCAGGGAATGTGTTAGTAGAGTCTGCACATTCGTCTAGGCAAAAAGAACTATGGGCTCCCTGTTTAAATAGTGGAAGTGATTCATAGAATAAGATAATTTTAGCTGTATTATTTAAGAAACCACTCTCTTCTTTTTATAACACATAAATCACCTGAACATGCCAAGGTTttactgaagttttctttttgaatCATTAGCTCCTTCATTTCACACCCCCACACTCGCCAAAAAAGTTTGCTTCCTAGTATGGTAGACATTAGTACTGTTCACCAATAATTTCATGTCTCCACTTTCAGCACAACCACAGATTGCATTATTTTGCCCTAAGAACAGTGCACATTTTGACCACCTTTGGCCGATGAAATGGGAATGTAAGTGATGCTTGTCACCTCTCTATGAAAATATGTCATTTCTTGTGCAAGTCTCTAGAGGCCCTGCACCAATGATTGTGGAGGTGTACATGGAGCCGTCACTTGAAAGATAACTAACTATTCTGCACAGTGACCAGAAGCTTCAGTAAACTTTATATGAGCAATAAATACCTTGAAATTCAGaggattttctgtttttgttgagGTAGCTATCATTAATGCAATGTATCTTATCATATATTGATGGATAATTTCTGTGTTATTTCTACTGGTAAGTTCTAGTAGGGAAGAAAAATCATGAACTTTCTGTCTAATAAAGAGGACAAACTGAGCTTATCCATGACATACTAAATATCAAGAAGGATAATAATATCAATGcccaaaagagaaagaagcatcGTTTACATTCAGATGTATATTCCAACACTAACACAAATAGTAGAATTTCAGCTGGAGAACAGGAGGTATATTTTAGGGAGACTATGCATCCAATGCATAGTTTAAACATCCTTTTAATATAAAACCTTGACTCCTTTTTTCTCAaggcatattttattataaaaatcagaCTATACATcatgcaaaatgaaaaagaagtcacTAATTTCAGGATATTATGTATATTACTTAGAAAGATATTCTATTAATATGTTGACATCAATAAATTGTCTAAAAATCTTTGGTAGCAAGGTGAATATTCATTATGGAGTCTAACCTTAATCTCTGGACAAACTTACAAGATAATTTGTCATGTATATATCAGTTTATATGAGAAACCTGAAGCTTGGAATATTAAGTAGATTATACATAGTGATTGatctataaagtttttttttttttaaagacacatttattcagcgtcatgatcagactattacatttagcaatcaacagcatgggtgcaaaaaaaaaaaaaaaaaaaacaactacattaaaaccctttgttggaatgctttacactttccacagaacagaaactaaaataacctgttatacaattagtcacaaatacagtcctcgagtttttttgcccatacacatgagtattgtctaaaacatttcttctttgtagcagctaggccctgccaccactgtgcttggctgagttcacaaatctgttgtaacctgtagcttccctgtcacttctctggctttcctctcctgctaagctttgtttcctggcagtaattaaaaccttctgccactgccatagctgctgctgctgctgctggaaccaccaTAGCCACCTTGGTTTCGCGGTTTGGCGAAGTATTGGCCTCCACCACCATAAGGGCCAGAGCTCCTGCCTCCAAAATTGCCTCCTTTCATGGGTCCAAAATTTGAGGATTGATtgttgtaattgccaaaatcattatagcttccgccacctccaaagttgcttccatcattaccaaatccgttatagccatccccactgccaccatatccaccaccacctcgactgccaccaaagccaccttgaccactgaagtttcctctgcgaccaaagttgtcattcccaccaaaaccacctccacgaccaccaccgaagtttccagaaccacttcgacctctttggctggatgaagcactagccatctcttgcttagagagcactttccttacttcacagttgtggccattcacagtatggtatttttgaatgacaatcttgtctacagaatcatggtcatcaaatgttacaaaagcaaaacccctctttttgccactgcctcggtcagtcatgatctcaatcacttcgattttcccatactgttcgaaataatctcttagatgatgttcttcagtgtcttctttaatgccaccaacaaaaatctttttcacagttaagtgggcaccaggtctttgagaatcttctcttgagacagccctctttggttccacaactcttccatctaccttgtgtggccttgcattcatggctgcatccacctcctccacagtggCATATGTGACAAACCCGAAGCCTCTGGAGCGCTTGGTGTTCGGATCTCTCATTACCACACAGTCCGTAAGTGTTCCCCATTGCTCAAAATGGCTCCTCAGACTCTCATCGGTTGTTTCAAAGCTCAGACCTCCGATGAAGAGCTTCCGCAGCTGTTCAGGCTCTTTGGGAGACTCTGACTTAGACATGACAGCGGTGGGAGGGGAGACTTTAATGATGCTTACTCGGCGGCGTccacaggcagaaagggagaTCTATAAAGTTTTATAGAATACTGAAGAACATGCTCTTTGATAGGAGATACGTATGTTATCTGTTCATCCCCCTTGGCTGGTACAGAAATTGTGACACCAGAAATGTTTGCAGAGGAATAGAATCCTAAGAATGATTTTCCTAAATTGGTCTGTTAAGAGAAACTGTTTCTCTAATCTAGTTAAGTTATTTATTATCCTCATTCCAAACCCATAGCTAAGGAGCAGTTAGTCCATTGTATCCACTGATAAAGTTGTTACTTCTATTATCTATCATCAGACAAGGTAGAAAGAAGACTTTGGGTGACTAAGTATGCATTGCTTTAAAACACTTACTAGAAACAAGGAGTAAAAGTTGTTGATTGGTTGCTCCTATTTATAATACATTCTACAGAATTTGGGGAAAGCAAATGATGAGCTCAGAGTTTTACATACTTAGTTCAAGGTCTGTATAAGAAATCTAAAAGCTTCTAGGACTAtgctaaaataaatctttatttcatGTAGCCTTGAAGTTTTAAAGTCTAATCCTGTGGGTGGCTGACTTATACTGTAAATTGAACTATAAAACCTGTAACGTCTTTTTAGAATTACTTTAAAGTTAGGGCTAAGTTTAGAAAGGAGTATGATCATGAAGACT
Above is a genomic segment from Mustela lutreola isolate mMusLut2 chromosome 3, mMusLut2.pri, whole genome shotgun sequence containing:
- the LOC131826481 gene encoding heterogeneous nuclear ribonucleoprotein A1-like, which codes for MSKSESPKEPEQLRKLFIGGLSFETTDESLRSHFEQWGTLTDCVVMRDPNTKRSRGFGFVTYATVEEVDAAMNARPHKVDGRVVEPKRAVSREDSQRPGAHLTVKKIFVGGIKEDTEEHHLRDYFEQYGKIEVIEIMTDRGSGKKRGFAFVTFDDHDSVDKIVIQKYHTVNGHNCEVRKVLSKQEMASASSSQRGRSGSGNFGGGRGGGFGGNDNFGRRGNFSGQGGFGGSRGGGGYGGSGDGYNGFGNDGSNFGGGGSYNDFGNYNNQSSNFGPMKGGNFGGRSSGPYGGGGQYFAKPRNQGGYGGSSSSSSSYGSGRRF